From one Lycium barbarum isolate Lr01 chromosome 6, ASM1917538v2, whole genome shotgun sequence genomic stretch:
- the LOC132599762 gene encoding putative F-box protein At3g21120 — protein sequence MQFSMTTKRKKKQHVISIPKEVVVEILRRVPCQDLCETLKKVCMHWCSIIYSGSFAYSQIERGISKSSSSFSQLEAVVVTRADDRRCVTISALEWHSIPNYPFDEQEYWKTKYMFTKNDVFMDTLEPEIYMARAGSVNGFVCFWSSDARLHVSNPITKEYFTTPPYTTDIGSLYYIRRPALLGFGFCHLSYEYKVVVLENAGLLDGEIKPLVLTVGTDRSWRSLKAIPDRKFVAQFQIFGGVHVKGVLYWYMETCTLTEWLDNHANDRLKTLICFDVTKEDLVMIVVPIENLEEKYVSISIAEKGGKLCLININYGPICSLLIELYIARNDIDDDLSSLNSWKKELTVTVPNMAYGMGVRHLFVLIVTDEIMVIRLNHDATYGFFDVATGMLLGVHSLVRCATLVPFVPSLVSLFHRPPLFPLLNSSVRC from the coding sequence ATGCAGTTCTCAATGACAACCAAGAGAAAGAAAAAGCAACATGTCATTTCTATACCCAAAGAAGTTGTTGTTGAGATATTACGAAGAGTACCTTGCCAAGATTTGTGTGAAACTTTAAAGAAAGTATGCATGCACTGGTGTTCGATAATCTATAGCGGGAGCTTTGCCTACTCACAAATTGAACGCGGAATATCAAAATCCTCATCATCATTCTCTCAATTGGAAGCAGTTGTTGTTACTAGGGCTGATGATAGACGTTGTGTCACAATCTCTGCCTTGGAATGGCACAGTATTCCAAACTATCCATTCGACGAACAAGAATATTGGAAGACTAAATACATGTTTACAAAAAATGATGTATTTATGGACACATTAGAACCGGAAATTTACATGGCAAGGGCGGGTTCTGTGAATGGTTTCGTGTGTTTCTGGAGTTCTGATGCTCGTCTCCATGTAAGCAATCCTATCACTAAAGAGTATTTCACTACTCCGCCATATACAACAGATATAGGTTCGCTTTATTATATACGCCGCCCTGCTCTACTTGGCTTTGGATTTTGCCATCTTTCGTATGAATACAAGGTAGTTGTTCTTGAAAATGCAGGATTATTAGATGGTGAGATTAAACCATTAGTTTTAACTGTTGGAACTGACCGTTCATGGAGGTCTTTGAAAGCAATTCCTGATAGAAAATTTGTTGCGCAATTTCAGATTTTTGGCGGGGTACATGTGAAGGGAGTATTATATTGGTACATGGAAACTTGTACACTTACCGAATGGCTAGATAATCATGCAAATGATAGACTTAAAACCCTCATCTGTTTTGATGTAACTAAAGAAGACCTTGTTATGATTGTGGTTCCAATTGAAAACCTAGAAGAAAAATATGTTAGTATTAGTATTGCAGAAAAAGGAGGAAAGCTTTGTTTGATAAACATAAATTATGGTCCCATATGCTCCCTGTTGATCGAGTTATATATTGCGCggaatgatattgatgacgattTGAGTAGTTTAAATTCGTGGAAGAAAGAGCTGACTGTTACTGTTCCTAATATGGCTTATGGTATGGGTGTCAGGCACTTATTCGTCTTAATTGTTACTGATGAGATCATGGTGATTAGACTTAATCATGATGCAACGTATGGTTTTTTTGATGTAGCAACTGGAATGTTATTGGGTGTACATAGTTTGGTTCGCTGTGCAACTCTAGTCCCTTTTGTGCCAAGTTTGGTTTCTCTTTTCCATCGTCCACCACTTTTTCCTTTGTTGAACTCTTCTGTTAGGTGCTAG
- the LOC132600341 gene encoding uncharacterized protein LOC132600341, whose translation MATETKSNVVKVKPSSNNQVGSSSKPKFDSSVIKKRVIQISSKQSGDSKGKSAITISKTEVKGKTTSSSSKTVTKTQTKTRVKKVYSLAGQKFDVPEEREPLRLFYESLSKQIPSSEMAEFWLMEHGLLSPERSKKAFEKKQRKQKQIRMGTPIKSPPPRPFISKAESSKKQQQVSKNGDIKAKKRLKSDSDDDEDDFILSPKRRK comes from the exons ATGGCTACTGAGACCAAATCTAATGTAGTGAAAGTGAAACCTAGTAGTAATAATCAAGTTGGTTCATCTTCAAAACCTAAATTTGATTCATCTGTTATCAAGAAAAGGGTTATTCAGATCTCATCAAAGCAATCTGGTGATTCAAAGGGTAAATCTGCCATTACTATCTCTAAAACTGAG GTGAAAGGAAAAACAACCTCAAGTTCATCCAAGACCGTCACAAAAACGCAAACCAAAACTAGAGTGAAGAAAGtttattccttggctggccagaAGTTTGATGTTCCTGAAGAG CGAGAACCATTGAGGTTATTCTATGAATCATTGTCAAAACAGATACCTTCAAGTGAAATGGCTGAGTTCTG GTTGATGGAGCATGGTCTATTGTCACCTGAGAGATCAAAGAAGGCGTTCGAGAAAAAGCAGAGAAAACAAAAGCAAATTCGCATGGGGACTCCGATTAAATCTCCTCCTCCGCGGCCATTCATAAGCAAAGCTGAGAGTTCAAAAAAGCAACAGCAAGTGTCAAAGAATGGCGATATAAAGGCGAAGAAACGATTAAAAAgtgatagcgatgatgatgaagatgatttCATTCTGAGCCCAAAGAGAAGAAAATGA